Within the Legionella pneumophila subsp. pneumophila str. Philadelphia 1 genome, the region CATTCGGCCAAGTAACCCCGAAATTTCACTGCCGGCTTGCACAAAACGATAAATATTATCCACAAGAAAAAGAACCTCATGGCCCAACGTATCACGCAAATATTCCGCATAAGTTAATGCCGATAACCCTGTGCGAAAACGCACTCCCGGTGATTCGTCCATTTGACCAAACACCATGAGGGTTTTATCCATTACGCCTGCGGATTTCATCTCATGCCACAATTCATGTCCTTCCCGAATGCGCTCCCCAACACCAGCAAAGACAGAGGTCCCTTGATGCAATTGAATAATGGCATGCATCAATTCCATCAGGAGTACGGTTTTCCCAACTCCTGCACCACCAAACAATCCCGTTTTACACCCTCTGACGAAAGGACAAAGTAAATCAATGACTTTAATTCCAGTCTCAAGAATGGTTTCTTGAGTGCTCGTCATTTCAAGTGGCGCTAAGTTTGCCAGAACATCACGATATTCATGGGTTTCTAATGGCGGGGCTCCGTCTAATGGCTCACCAAAAATATTTAAAAGGCGGCCCAAGCATTCTTTTGAAACGGGAATTCGTAACGAAGTGCCTTGGTCATAAACTATTAAACCTCTTTGCAATCCTGAGGCACGGTGGAGCGTGATGGCTCTCACATGATGCTCATCAAGATGCTGACACACTTCCAAAATGTATTCATCACTGTCCGTGTAAGTTTTAAGAGATTGATGCAAAGGAGGTAGTACATCACAATGTATCCTGACAACAGGGCCATTGATTTCGATTATCCTGCCGATGGGAGTTCCATGAGTTTGAGCAACAGCCGTGTTTTTATCCATCATTTTCCAATTGTATTCATGACCCATGAATTAGGTGTCGTCCTATTCTCTCTATTTTTACATCACTTTATGGAATTTTAATATAACAGAGTTTGAAAACAGAGAGCAAAATGCTAATTAATAAAAGCTCGCCTCAAATCTAAAAAACAAAAGCTATGTAGGAGGTCTCATCAATCTGCACACCCATGTCACTGGGTTATATGATGATACACCAAACCATCCCTTTATAGAGTTCAATGAAATAGGTAGGCTCTGAATAGGCCAATCTTAATGGGCTACTGGCATAATAGGGCTCTTAGACATCTCATAAGAGCCCTGGTGATTTGAGTCAATTACCCTAGGATAGGCCTCTCTTATAGAGGAGTTATTGGTTTTTCATCATGGGACATCCCATCATTTGCCTATCCATCATCATCTGCATCATTTGCGTCATCATTTGCATCATTTTCATACGTTGATCCATCATCTCGGGTTGTTTTGCTGTATCATCGTGCATACTTTGCATCATCTTCATGCCTTTTTGCATGGTGTGCATGCCTTCTTCCATCATGGGCATTTGTGTTTGCATCAACGATTTCTTTTCTTCCGTTGTTTTTGCATTCATAAGCTTATCATGCATCTGTTGCATTTGTTTTAGTGCTTCTTGCATTTGTTTCATTTCGTCTTGCAGTTGGGTTGACTGCTGATTAGAGCTTTGCATTCCCATATTATTCATTTGAGAACCAGAAGACATGTCTTCTGCAAAGAGTGGCATGGCAACCAAACTGCAAGCGGCCAATAAAATGAATGCATTCCTTTTTAACATAATGAAATCTCCTTATTATTTTTTCAATGAATTGTCCGAGCTGAACATCCTATCACAGCACTATAAGCGTTGGCCATGAAAAGCAAAAGACATACCAAGTCGCTGTATTAATGCCAACCTTTTCCTCCTGTGTTGTGTCCCTCATAAGTATGAGAAACACGGTGTGAATCATTGGTCGTTGTTGATGTGGCACAAGAGCCCAACAGAAGTATCGCGCTGAATAAAGCCATTACCCCAATAACTGTTTTAAAAACGCACTGCTTTGGCATATCAATACTCCTTGCAATGAAATCATGTGATGGCTGA harbors:
- the atpD gene encoding F0F1 ATP synthase subunit beta, whose translation is MGHEYNWKMMDKNTAVAQTHGTPIGRIIEINGPVVRIHCDVLPPLHQSLKTYTDSDEYILEVCQHLDEHHVRAITLHRASGLQRGLIVYDQGTSLRIPVSKECLGRLLNIFGEPLDGAPPLETHEYRDVLANLAPLEMTSTQETILETGIKVIDLLCPFVRGCKTGLFGGAGVGKTVLLMELMHAIIQLHQGTSVFAGVGERIREGHELWHEMKSAGVMDKTLMVFGQMDESPGVRFRTGLSALTYAEYLRDTLGHEVLFLVDNIYRFVQAGSEISGLLGRMPASVGYQPTLMTEIAELEERMTSTAKGAVTSVQAVYVPADDMSDPAVTGIITHLDSIIVLSRAQAGKGIYPAVDPLASKSQFMDKILLGERHYSIAQAVREHLERYQELEDMISMMGIEELSPKDRAIVLRARKLQRYLSQPFHVTKLQTGMEGKSVSLEHTLTDCESFLRGDYDEFSEEACYMRGAMDKGR